In Acomys russatus chromosome 28, mAcoRus1.1, whole genome shotgun sequence, the genomic window tgtttgtttttacctgcatttaaatttaataaatgcACGtatagccattttttttcttttaaaagagaggTTATGCTGGTCTAAGATAGGAAAGTAGTTGTGGGTAAAGGCAAGTGCATCTGAGAGAAGCAGTGTGAGGTTATCTCCACTGCCTTGTGGCTAAATCAAAGTGAGcgctttctttcctctgttttttaGGTGAAACCAAAACACTTGTCTTGCATTGGAGTCTGTTGCTTTTTGCTGGCAGCTAGAATGGTGGAAGAAGAGTGCAACGCTCCACCCACTCACGATGTGATCCGGATCAGTCAGTGTAAATGTACCGCTTCTGACATTAAACGGATGGAGAAAATTATCTCAGAGAAATTGCACTATGAGTTGGAAGCTACTACTGCCTTAAACTTTTTGCACTTATACCATGCGATTGTATTTTGTCATACTTCAGAAAGGTGAGTGGGAGTCGGTGGGCTAGCCCCATGCCTTCAGCACTGCTGCACTAGCAGCAGGGAATTAGATTGCCAATAAAGCCATGTTTTTACTCTGCCAGACATTTAACTCAAACTTGAGTCCttataaaaatcaagtgactttCCAGAAGGTGTAATGaatctttctgttttgctttgtacaGGAAGGAAGTGCTGAGCCTCGATAAACTGGAGGCCCAGCTGAAAGCTTGCACCTGCCGACTTGTCTTTTCAAAAGCAAAAGTGAGTCTGTCTCCTGACTACATACGGCTCAGAGTTCCTGTTTCAACTTTTCTActaatgtttgtttatttctttgtagcCATCTGTATTAGCTCTGTGCCTTCTCAATTTGGAAATAGAATCAGTAAAATCTGTCGAATTGCTGGAAATTCTCCTGCTTGTTAAAAAACACTTGAAGGTAAATATCTTTAGGCCTTATTTATTAAAGCAAGCATCTtttatggtattttctttttgttcttgtggtgtcttaaatattttataaatacttcGTGACGTTCTCAATgtctgtgttcatttttttttccttgtatgtcAGGGGTTATAATTCTTTGACCCAGACAGTGTTAAGCCAGAAGAAACTCACTAAGCCCAGCTTCGTTCTGAATGCAGGCACTCGTCCTGTTGACTTGTGCCCTGTGGCAGAATGGCTGTGTGTACTTCCCGTGCTTGTCTCAACGGTGCTCTATATTAAGTACACTAAACACACTCGTGAGATAGGCATGCACAATGGCAGGAGAGCTGTATATACTCCCAAGGCTTGCTCTCTACTGCACTGAAAGTAGTCTAAATGCATGTAAGCAGTAGATGGTATCTCCTTACATCTGTATTTGTAGACCTGACTCATCTCAGTAATACtaccaaaaataaatagcaatttttaaaagcccCTTAGGTGGGCCACTCTTATAAGTCTTTGTAGTCATGGTGAAGAACAAAAGCACGGTGCTTTTTCTTACTTAAACTAAGAGTCTGGTTAAGGACATGCGAAGTTTAACATGAAATGATGTGCTTGCTGTATTGTGACTTACGTTAGACAGCGGTGAGTACGAGAAGTGCTTTGGGGCTATTAGCAAAGAAGTGGGCAGTGCAGGAAAGGGCTCTGACTCGGAGCCTGGACCAAAGGCCTGGACAGCAAAGGCTAAGAAGTGGAAGTCAGTTTAGGGTGGACTTGCGGGTTGCAGGGTGGGCAGCAGTCACAAGCAGGGGTAAATGTGTCCAACTGACAAAGAAGCGAAGTGTGAAGATGAGTCAAGGAAACACGGATGTCTGTTTGCATTCAATACCCAGAGTCCACagtgagagaactgactctacagagttgtgttctctctctttctccccccacccacccaaacaaTAGTTAGTGTGATGGCTTCTTGGGCTAGGTGAGCCTGTCAGAGCGTTTGTAGAAGCGTATGGAGAGTGAAACCGTTGTTGGAGATGTTAGCTTCTGTCTGTCACAGCGTTATTTCTCTCCCAACTTGAGTATATGATACATGAAAGCATCTTGGTGTTTGGTGAAATCAGTCAATGGGGCATTCTCTAGTTGGGAAGGAACTGCCCTTTTGGGGAATTTTCTCTCTGATAGTACTAATTTTAGTTTGTATCTGATGccataatatacatttatattataagcAATCCAGACCTTGATTTGTTTAAGAAACATTAGAAAAATTTTGTAACAAAGTTGTTAAATTCCTTTATTAGGCAGTATACCAAATAGTGCAGTTGGTGTTAGGTCTGTATTTCCGTAGAATAGGCAGGATTGTTTTTGTGGATTGAGTCCCATGTAAATAATACTTGAAGTGTTATTTCAACTAGTAGTTTCCACGTTTTAGCTTTACATTACAGTGACCTCTAGGACTTTAAGGACTCTTAGTCCCCAGGTCATATTCTCCTCAGTTACACCAGGAGTCCTGGCACCAACTCCCTTGTGATTTCAGGGGCAGCAAAGTGTGAGAGCCGTTGCTGTAACATGTCCATTCATCTCTTTGCCCAGGTCAGCGAAACTGAATTCTTTTACTGGAGGGAACTAGTTTCTAAATGCCTAGCAGAATActcttctcctgagtgctgcaaacCTGATCTTAAGAAGCTGGTTTGGATCGTTTCCCGGCGTACGGCACAAAACCTCCACAACAGCTACTACAGCGTTCCTGAGCTGCCAACCATCCCAGAAGGGGGCTGCTCTGACGGAAGTGAAAGGTAGGTAAGCAGGCATCTTCCACAGACTAAATATAATGATGGCTTTTGCGCATAAAAATAGCTGTGGGGGTCAGCACGATTTCTCAGCAGGTAAGGCCACTTGCTGAGGAGCTGGGGTTTGGGTCCCAgaaaactcacatggtagaagagccAAATACGGAAGTTATTTTTCTCACCTCTACACGTGCAGTGATACACACAGTGCTCCCTCTcgttccctctcccctccctctgaccctaaataagtaaatacatgtaatttaaaaattaaagagaaaagaactgGGGTGGAGATGCACCTCAGTTGGTAGAAGGCTTCCTAGCATGCTTGAAGCATTGATAGTGATCCACAGCGCCATTAAGCCAGGTGTGGATggatgcctgtagtcccagcacctggcGGTAGAGGCGGGAGGGCCAGAGAtttgaggtcatccttggctatgtaggAGTTCCAAgatcactgtctcaaaaagaataaataaatcctctGTGGAGAGTTGTAAGAGAAAAATCCCTTCTCACGTggcagtgttctttctttctacttttctttcttttttttttagttttttgagacagggtttctctgtgtacccttggctatcctagactcgctttgtgcTGTtgttgacttgctttgtagatcaggctggtctcaaactctagatctagatccacctgcctctgcctcccaagtgctgggattaaaggtggcatttttcttttaaaccagaAAATTAGCTagtaggttttttattttgttttgtttttttgttcttaatTGAAGTCCAGCTTCGATGTTAACTTGGAAAAACTGAGGTGGGACGTGAAtcctctggctggctggtgaccctgtagactttctctgagggtaaCCTTCCAGGCTGGAACTCATAGGTAccggcaatagcttccactgatagtggcaagctggggctagagctgatggctcctacCGAGGGCTTCCATtgatggtggcaagtgtctaaaaagaaagggaaaggggctggagagatggctcagaggttaagaacactggctgctcttccaaaggtccaagttcaattcccagcaaccacagggtggctcacagccatctgtagtgagatctggtgccctcatgcaggcacacatgcaggcacacatgcaggcacacatgcaggtaggatgctgtatacataataaatagaattaaagaaacaaaaaggaaaagaaagaaaagaaccaacttaTACTCACACCTGACGATGAAGTAAGAGAGACTGCAGCAGGTAGGCTGCTGCTTCTTATTCTagctttattttttctcccacagtttatgccccaacaaaatctttgaagcagtacaaaaatcacaaggTGTTTACATTCTATCTCTCTATAAATCAGTGATTACAATGAGTATTCGTAAGAAAATCCtgttccccaataccttcacatgatcagaTGTTTTACGTATTATGGGTGaagaacaaacatgaataacaagttgtTTTTTAAGAACTCAcgtacatttgtacataagcaacttgttGCATATTAAcagtgtaagcaagcaaggtaatttctcagccagcttttcttcactggcaggctgcaatttgtggttCCAAAGAAGGAaccaattatcttaagaagtaatcttataaagatcttaaaagaatcacaaatctaagcttctacataaaaataatcagccatttctacttttaagtcctaaaggtgctcatctatttatgaatatgttttattaaatcatatcaggaactgagggcagaaaaatagaataaggaaatcagtcatctcagtcaccagcccagcttggaAGAGCACGCCAGCCAGTGCTGCcgtgggccattgttcttgctttgccaacctcaaaaagtccccagCTTTACTAATGAGAGTGTGCTTTCTCCTGACTTCAactgtcccctaagatttcctgcatcaggacCAATAGCAAAAGCATCTTCACCTAACCTTGTTGAACAATGTATTTTTCCAAATCTTTTCTAAGGGTAACAATCTTTGTTAACAATCTACATCATCAGGTTTTCAAAGGAGGTGGTTGAACCATCagtctgctccagcagcaatgcctgaaagagatcaagcattgttattacATAtaccaatgatactgcccagtgaggggctggaaacCCCCTTTAAAGTGCTCACACAATTTatatattaaggggattataaggaccgcAAAGGTAGCAAACAGAGCGATGCTCCATAACAGcgtgaagtcctcaggacacgtgGTTCTCGGGGTCATGCCTTGCCGAGACACACCTATTGTGGGTTTGCTAACCGGGGGCcatattccatgagttctagagctgctttgctgtttcttttgcACGGACcccaacagtttttaaaaatagagaatttGTACATTTTACTTCAAAAAACCCTTTTGTCTTCTCGTTTTCTTTACTCTTGGAGACACAGTtcagttataaaaacaaaaccaactggaACTATATTCAGGCTTTTCATTTGGTATGGTCATGGTGCTGTGGGAGGGAAGTGGGCTACAGGAGCCGTCTCAGTACCACAGACACATCAAGTGTTGCCAGTGCGACCACTTTTATTTGTAAAGTGAATTTTACTAAATTTGGTGGTTCTGTGCTATCAGGTAAGGACTGGAAACTGTAGTTTCAAAGTGTGTTCTTGTTTCGGTGTTTGAGAGAACCAGAGTCAGAGTAACTGATACAAGGAAGACCTTTTGctaggtggtggcacatgcctttaataccagcacttaggaggctgaggcaggtggatcgctgtgagttcaaggccagcctggtctacaaagtgagtctaggacagccagggctacacagaaaaacaaacaaacaaaaataacctttaGACAGACTGCAGTTTAACCACTGGGTTGGAGAGACATAGAATTCTGTTGTTGTCTGCTACAATTAATAATGGTACAGGAACAGTAGATGGTGAATGGTAATTTGGGCAGCTCTCTTAAGAAAACTGTTGTTAACTGGacgtgttggcacatgcctttaatcccagcacttgggaggcagaagcaggcaaatctctgagttcaaggtcagcctaatctacataatgagttccaggacagccagggctatgcagagaagcccCGTctctaaatgaatgaatgaatgaatgcaaactgttgttaaggaaaaaatatttcctaCTAGGAATAGACTTGACTTTAAGCTCAATTCAGCTTTGTAAATAATGATTAGCTTTTGACTACAGTGTTCATGTCAACTGCAGCAGGCTCACTTGTATTTTGCCTATAGACATCTATGTGTTAAACAATGAcactcttttatcttttcttttcagtgaaGACTCTTGTGAAGACATGAGTTGTGGAGAGGAGAGTCTCAGCAGCTCCCCTCCTGGTGATCAGGAGTGCACCTTCTTTTTTGACTTCAAAGTGGCTCAGACACTGTGCTTTCCATCATAGAATTCACATGGTCTGTGTTAGGATTTAAAGTATGTGCACCTGTTTCAAAGCAATAAGTGGGGGAGTAGGTAGTTTTCTAGTCCAGCCCCCATCTAGACAGGAATTTCACAGACTGGAATACTTACCTTCTATTTATTATTCAGATCAGATCTGGcctattttcatatttaatccTAAGCCATCGAATGGGTTAGTGCCTCTTAACAGTACTTTAAACATTGGCACTTTATTTTCTTGTGACTTTATCTgttgggaggagggaaggtgtTGGTACCTTCATCACTTGTCAAGACCTAAAGCTTAGTAGTGTAGCTCATCTGCAGCTGCAGAGTCTATCTAACTAGACTGGGGGCCTGCAAGTCCTCCCTACCAGGGACACTGAGTAATCCTTTCCTGGCTTGTCTTGGATTTCCTTCTCCCCTGTTCTCAGAACAGAGACCACTTCAGTGTCAAACACCAATGTTGTTTTCCTAATGCTAGTGTGATGTCTGATACAGATCCTGTGCATTAAGAGCTATATTGATGTGTCTGTGAACTTTAGTTGTAAATGTCTTGAGATTTCTGCTAAAGGAGAAATTGTCATCAGGCTAGGGCTGTGAGTTGCATTCTTAATACCTAAGTATTGTCAGATTGTagtgttattttattgttatctgAAAGGTTCATAATCTGCTAGTTTTGCATGCACCTGTATGAAAGTGGAACAGGAAATGGGACAGATATGAACAGAACAGGAAATGGAATTTGATAAGTGCTAATTTAGCTCATCTCACTTTCTTGCATTAAAAAATCTGCATGATTACTTTCTAATTGTTTTAAAACTCATGTTTCATAATGTATATGGGTGCCAAGATTTGACTATGAAGTGAAAGAACTGCAGTGTTTGTAGTGTGTGTTTAAAGCAGTTCTGTGTGGTGATGCAGCCATAGGGTGAGGATGTGTACACTCTGTACACAGAAGATTTTGTACAgagaatttttaactttataaaccTATGTGAAaatgtaaatcttttaaaatgtacataaaatactgtatttttttacCTTGTGTGTGTGATAATCTGGTCAGTGcatgtaaatataatttattgtgTATTCTGTATTATACCCAGATATCAATAACTTACTTTTTCATCAGTAAGTCAACACCCATTGAGGTATTTTCCAGAGTagattttttttgagtcagaataggttataattgaaaataaaaatattaatgaagtcTCCTTACATGTAGTCATATATcagtttttaattgaattttggTAAAAGTACTTGGAGGGTTGTAATACAAAGGTTTGAAGTGAGGCTGAAGGCTTCTACATCAGCCCTTCAACTGCTGATGAGCCCTCTGGGTTGTAGCTCCTCATAAGTTTGGCCCTTAGTTTTGGAACTACC contains:
- the Ccng2 gene encoding cyclin-G2 isoform X2, translated to MKDLGAEHLAGGEGVQLLGLLNFYLEQEQRYQPREKGLTLMEATPENDNTLCSRLRNAKVEDLRSLTNFFGSCTETFVLAVNILDRFLALMKVKPKHLSCIGVCCFLLAARMVEEECNAPPTHDVIRISQCKCTASDIKRMEKIISEKLHYELEATTALNFLHLYHAIVFCHTSERKEVLSLDKLEAQLKACTCRLVFSKAKPSVLALCLLNLEIESVKSVELLEILLLVKKHLKVSETEFFYWRELVSKCLAEYSSPECCKPDLKKLVWIVSRRTAQNLHNSYYSVPELPTIPEGGCSDGSER
- the Ccng2 gene encoding cyclin-G2 isoform X1; this translates as MKDLGAEHLAGGEGVQLLGLLNFYLEQEQRYQPREKGLTLMEATPENDNTLCSRLRNAKVEDLRSLTNFFGSCTETFVLAVNILDRFLALMKVKPKHLSCIGVCCFLLAARMVEEECNAPPTHDVIRISQCKCTASDIKRMEKIISEKLHYELEATTALNFLHLYHAIVFCHTSERKEVLSLDKLEAQLKACTCRLVFSKAKPSVLALCLLNLEIESVKSVELLEILLLVKKHLKVSETEFFYWRELVSKCLAEYSSPECCKPDLKKLVWIVSRRTAQNLHNSYYSVPELPTIPEGGCSDGSESEDSCEDMSCGEESLSSSPPGDQECTFFFDFKVAQTLCFPS